In a genomic window of Nyctibius grandis isolate bNycGra1 chromosome 4, bNycGra1.pri, whole genome shotgun sequence:
- the LRRC4C gene encoding leucine-rich repeat-containing protein 4C has product MLNKMTLHPQQIMIGPRFNRALFDPLLVVLLALQLLVVAGLVRAQTCPSVCSCSNQFSKVICVRKNLRDVPDGISTNTRLLNLHENQIQIIKVNSFKHLRHLEILQLSRNHIRTIEIGAFNGLANLNTLELFDNRLTTIPNGAFVYLSKLKELWLRNNPIESIPSYAFNRIPSLRRLDLGELKRLSYISEGAFEGLSNLRYLNLAMCNLREIPNLTPLVKLDELDLSGNHLTAIRPGSFQGLMHLQKLWMIQSQIQVIERNAFDNLQSLVEINLAHNNLTLLPHDLFTPLRLERIHLHHNPWNCNCDILWLSWWIKDKAPSNTACCARCHTPPSLKGRYIGELDLNYFTCYAPVIVEPPADLNVTEGMAAEMKCRASTSLTSVSWITPNGSVMTHGAYRVRIAVLSDGTLNFTKVTVQDTGLYTCMVSNSVGNTTASATLNVTALDNPGYTYFSTVTVETVEPSQDEAQTTEQVGPTPVTNWETTNMTTSLTPQSTRSTEKTFTIPVTDTNNGIPGIDEVMKTTKIIIGCFVAITLMAAVMLVIFYKMRKQHHRQNHHAPTRTVEIINVDDELTGDTTIESHLPMPAIEHEHLNHYNSYKSPFNHTTTVNTINSIHSSVHEPLLIRMNSKDNVQETQI; this is encoded by the coding sequence ATGTTGAACAAGATGACCTTACATCCACAGCAGATAATGATAGGTCCTAGGTTTAACAGGGCCCTATTTGACCCCCTGCTTGTGGTGCTGTTGGCTCTTCAGCTTCTTGTGGTGGCTGGTCTAGTGAGAGCTCAAACTTGCCCTTCTGTCTGCTCCTGCAGCAACCAGTTCAGTAAAGTGATTTGTGTACGGAAAAATCTGAGAGACGTGCCAGACGGCATCTCCACCAACACCCGGTTACTCAATCTCCATGAGAACCAGATCCAAATCATTAAAGTTAATAGCTTCAAGCATCTGAGGCACCTAGAAatcctgcagctcagcaggaACCACATCAGAACAATTGAAATAGGAGCTTTCAATGGTCTGGCCAATCTCAACACTTTGGAACTCTTTGACAACCGTCTGACCACTATCCCAAATGGGGCTTTTGTATACCTGTCAAAACTGAAGGAACTGTGGTTGAGAAACAACCCCATTGAGAGCATACCTTCTTATGCTTTTAACAGAATCCCTTCTCTCCGGAGGTTGGATTTGGGGGAATTGAAAAGGCTTTCATACATCTCAGAAGGTGCCTTTGAAGGTCTATCCAACTTGAGGTATTTGAACCTTGCCATGTGCAATCTTCGAGAGATTCCTAACCTCACCCCACTTGTAAAACTGGATGAGTTAGATCTTTCTGGGAATCACCTGACTGCCATCCGGCCAGGTTCTTTCCAAGGGTTAATGCATCTTCAGAAATTGTGGATGATACAGTCCCAAATTCAAGTGATAGAAAGGAATGCTTTTGATAACCTTCAGTCACTTGTAGAGATCAATCTGGCACACAACAATCTAACACTACTGCCTCATGACCTATTCACACCACTCCGCTTAGAAAGGATCCACTTGCATCACAATCCTTGGAACTGCAACTGTGATATCCTTTGGCTCAGCTGGTGGATTAAAGACAAGGCACCCTCCAATACTGCATGCTGTGCCCGTTGCCACACACCTCCTAGTTTAAAAGGGAGGTACATTGGTGAGCTGGACCTGAATTACTTCACATGTTATGCTCCAGTCATAGTGGAGCCACCAGCAGACCTCAACGTCACAGAAGGCATGGCTGCAGAGATGAAATGCCGGGCATCAACCTCCCTGACCTCTGTGTCTTGGATTACTCCAAATGGATCCGTTATGACACATGGGGCATACAGAGTTCGGATTGCTGTGCTCAGTGATGGCACATTAAATTTTACAAAGGTAACTGTGCAAGACACAGGTTTGTATACATGCATGGTGAGTAACTCTGTTGGGAATACCACAGCTTCTGCCACACTGAATGTGACTGCCCTGGATAACCCTGGTTACACGTACTTTTCAACTGTCACAGTAGAGACTGTGGAACCTTCTCAGGATGAGGCACAGACCACAGAGCAGGTTGGGCCCACACCAGTTACCAACTGGGAGACCACTAACATGACAACCTCACTCACTCCACAGAGCACAAgatcaacagaaaaaacattcaCCATTCCTGTGACGGACACAAACAATGGGATCCCAGGAATAGATGAGGTTATGAAGACTACTAAAATCATAATTGGTTGTTTTGTGGCTATCACTCTCATGGCTGCTGTGATGCTGGTAATTTTCTACAAAATGAGGAAACAGCATCACCGGCAGAACCATCATGCTCCAACACGGACTGTAGAGATCATTAATGTGGATGATGAGCTTACAGGTGACACAACCATAGAGAGTCACTTGCCCATGCCAGCAATAGAGCATGAGCACCTAAATCACTATAATTCTTATAAGTCTCCTTTCAACCACACAACAACAGTTAACACAATAAATTCAATACACAGTTCTGTGCATGAACCATTATTGATCCGAATGAACTCAAAAGACAATGTGCAAGAGACTCAAATATAA